The window AAGGAGCATAGTGATAAGCAATGGAAAAACACAAATCGCCGCACAGCGGTCTGCGTCTTGATGATATCATCAGCATCCTGCTGCAGACACGAGCGATAAGACACTGCATGTTCCATTTCTATGCGTCATGTCTTAAGCAAACACCTTCTCGTATAGTTCTGTTCCTGCTTTTTCTGAGCAGTGCCAGTGAACACAAGTGCCAGCATGAATGAAGAACAAATCAACATTAAATTAGTGCAATCCGTGGAGAAATATCGAATAATATATGATTATTCGCTACCAGGACATTCGAATAAGAACGAGGTGGATAAAGCGTGGCATGCAGTGtccaaagaattaaatttaaatggtaAGTAACTTACATTCAGTAACATATTTATTAATTAGGTCCATGTACAGTAATTACATGTTTAATTATGTAAGAATAAACATTTCTTGCGCAACCAGAATTACTGATAATGTATAGTGcagctatatttatatttattctataGCGTACTTATTCTGCCAAGAAAGGGCTACGTTTGGTTTCATAAAGTAAGAACACAAGTGATTTCTTAATTCAACAGCCTCAACTGTTGCTCTTCTGTTGCAGGGTTGCAATCTCTGCAACACACGCATCGTATTGTCAGTATTTTCATCCTTATCTGTTACACTCGGTTCACTAAAAACGCCGTCTTTTAGTCTAACGAAGTTATGCAGAACACAAATTGCTCGTATTATGTTGTCTATTTTATCAGGTTTGCAGGCTATAGCTGTACCGAGAACTCTAAATTTAGAAGCAAGCATTCCAAAACCACATTCTACACTCTTTCTAGCTCTGCTAAGCCTATAATTAAAAATCCGCCTTTCATTTGTAAGTTCTCTTCGCGGATAGGGTCTCATGATATGCTTCTGTAATGGGAAAGCTTCATCACCAACGAAAAAATAAGGAAATGGTGAACAGTGATCATCATCTTTCGGTAGCCTCTTGGGATCAGGTATATTCAGTGTGCCCTGCTGAAGGTTTCTTCCTAAAGCTGAGTTTCGCAACACGCCACCATCACTGTTTCTGCCATAGTCACCAGCTTCTATAACAATGAAAAGTCCATCTGCATCAACCAAAGCTAATAGAACAATAGAAAAATAGCCCTTGTAGTTATAGAAGGATGAGCCACTGTTTCTCGGACACTGGATACGAACGTGTTTCCCGTTTATGGCACCAATGCAGTTAGGCATATTCCAGAGTTCCAAATATCTTTCGGAAATATTCTCCCATAACTCCTTTGAGGGTGCAGGCATAAACTCAGGTTGAAGTGTTGTCCATACTGCCGAACACACTTCATCCACAATTTTGCCGATTGTTGTTTCTCCTCTTTTAAACTGAAAGCTCAAGCATCTGAAGCTGTTGCCAGTAGCTAAGTACCTGGAAATAAAGGACCATGAATACTATTActgctaaattaaattttaaaaagcttgtaaaaaattattttagcCAAATTAAACTATTGACAATTGCACTCATATACACAGATTCTATAAATTTAATATCATTGAACTGCACTGTTTTTGTTATAAAATGTTTGTTgtgaatttattttttatgtgttaaTAAGCATTCATTGGTATAGCTATTGTATGTATAGTCCTACTATAGGGCTCTGGCCTCAAGGACATcctttatatgaaataaaataaataaaataataataataataataataataataataataataataataataataataataataataagtgtattttctcattgcaGTGGCCACCTGTAAAGACAAATGGAGAAACTGTAGGAACTGTTGGTCCAGATACTTAAGGCAAGCTCCTACCAGTGGTTCAGCAGCAGTAACCAAAAAGCCCTACTATCTTGCAGACTACTTGGCGTTTTTGACACCATTTACGAAATCAAGAAGACAAGTGGGAAACGTAGAAAATCCGTATGAAGAGGAGCAATCTGCTACAGAGGAACAACCATCATCAGTGGCCATGACAAAAGAAAACGACGAGGAGAATAGTGCTCAAGAAATTATGCAGCCGCTACCTCGAACACGTAGAAGAGATACAAAAAGAAGCGCCATTAAAATGGATATTGACGAAGTTTTCTCTTCATATATTCAGATGAAAACAAAGCGTACGGCTGAAGCGGAGTGTAATAACCCTGATGAGTTGTTTTTCAAAAGCCTGCTACCAGATGTGGCTAAATTATCACCTGCAGCTAAAAGCTCATTTAAGTTGTTTGTGCAGCAAAAATTAAATGACATGCTGTACGGATCAGCCAGGAATGTTCAGTGTAGTGATACTCATTCCCATCCATCAACTTCCGTATT is drawn from Anabrus simplex isolate iqAnaSimp1 chromosome 1, ASM4041472v1, whole genome shotgun sequence and contains these coding sequences:
- the LOC137501825 gene encoding putative nuclease HARBI1, with amino-acid sequence MQTCSRTPEKHVSASIRYALSAVNMASSSEDDVLLYMWLKLRNKRKRKWIHDFNMSCAQHGAYTLAHDLLKDPVKFQSYYRMYPESYTELLQKISPLLRKQDTNYRKAISPDEKLLITLRYLATGNSFRCLSFQFKRGETTIGKIVDEVCSAVWTTLQPEFMPAPSKELWENISERYLELWNMPNCIGAINGKHVRIQCPRNSGSSFYNYKGYFSIVLLALVDADGLFIVIEAGDYGRNSDGGVLRNSALGRNLQQGTLNIPDPKRLPKDDDHCSPFPYFFVGDEAFPLQKHIMRPYPRRELTNERRIFNYRLSRARKSVECGFGMLASKFRVLGTAIACKPDKIDNIIRAICVLHNFVRLKDGVFSEPSVTDKDENTDNTMRVLQRLQPCNRRATVEAVELRNHLCSYFMKPNVALSWQNKYAIE